The sequence AAAATTTCTTGAACAAATTACAGATGAACTCATCGAAAGGCACGGAAAACAGTTTGTTGAGCTTTGCATAGTACTTCCAAATCGCAGAGCCGGTTTGTTCCTGAAAAAATATCTTTCTGAAAAACTCAGAAAAACATCATTTGTTCCCGAAATATATTCAATTGAAGATTTTATTACAAAGATTTCGGGAGTTGAAATTATTGATGACATCAGTATTCTTATAAGGTTTTACAAAATATACAAAAGCATTAATCCTGCAAATGCCGAAACCTTTAACGAATTTATCAACTGGGCACAGGTTGTACTTGCCGATTTTAATGAAATTGACATGTATCTGGTTGATGCAGCAAATTTGTTTGCATATCTGAATGAAACTAAATTAATTGAAAACTGGTCGCCCGATAAAAAAGAGCTGACGGACTTTCAGAAGAAATATCTTAGTTTCTGGAATTCATTGGGGCAGCTTTATGAGATTTTAAAACAACAACTTTTATCGGAAAACAAGGCATATGATGGATTGTCATACAGAATTGTTTCTGAAAATACCGAGGATAGAACAACAAAATACAACTGGCATAAAATAATTTTTGTCGGATTCAATGCTCTTACAAAAGCTGAAGAAAAAATAATTAAGAATTTAATCAAATCCGACAAAGCAGAAATAGTATGGGATGCCGACTCGTATTATACCGATAACGAAAATCACGAAGCAGGTTTTTTTCTCAGAAAATATAAAAAAACATTTTTAAAAAATTCGGTTTTTAAAACAAGTAATTATTTTTCAGATAATGAAAAAGAAATAGAAATAACGGGTGTTACAAAAAATGTTGGTCAGGCAAAAGCCACAAGCGAAATAATTAAAAATAAAAATTTATTTGATGAAAATACCGCAGTTGTTCTTGCCGATGAGAATTTGCTGTTTCCGGTATTAAATTCATTGCCAAGTGAAATTAAAAACTTAAATGTAACAATGGGCTATCCTTTAATTAATAGTCCTTTATACAGCTTAATCGAAAATCTTTTCATGCTTCACGAGAATGCGATAAAATTTGCATCACTCACAAATGCTAAAAGCTACAGATTTTACAATAAGGATATTGTAAGAATATTTAAACATCCGTATCTCAACTTTAACAATGATTTAAAAAATATTTACAAAAAAATATCAGATTTTATCATCGAAAAAAACAAAGTATATCTTTCATACTCCGACATATTCAATTGTCTTGATATTTTTGAAAAAACCAAATTTGAAAAAACAGCGGAAATTTTATTTTCAAAGTGGAATTCAGCCGTTGATTGCCTCAAAGCTATTGGGAAAATCATCAATTCTATAAAAGATGATTTAAATGAAAATAATATAACAACAAATGAAATATTATTTGCTTTCAGAAAAATAATATGGCAGCTCGAACCATTGACAGAAGAACCGGAAATACGTGATGACATAAATACATTTCACAATATTTTCGGGCATATTTTAAAATTTACAAAAATACCTTTTTATGGCGAACCCCTGAAAGGACTACAAATTATGGGAATGCTCGAAACAAGAAATCTTGATTTTGAAAATGTATTTATTTTATCGAGCAATGAAGGAAAACTACCGGCAGGAAAAACCGAAAATTCATTTATTCCTTTTGATATAAAATTGAAATTCGGATTGCCCACACATAGAGACAAAGATTCTATTTTTGCTTATCATTTTTTTCGTCTTTTGCAAAGAGCCAAAAACATTCATATTTTATATAACAGCGATATCGAAAATTTCGGAAAAGGCGAAAAAAGCAGGTTTATATCACAATTATTATATGAACAAAAAGAAAATCCTAAAATTAATTTAGTTCAAAAAATTCTTTTATCTGACATTCCTTTCTATAAGCAAACAGATATTGCTATCAAAAAAAATGAAAAAATAATTCAGGCATTAAAAAATATTTCCGAAAGCGGACTTTCACCATCAGCACTCAATACCTACATAAATTGCTCATTGCAATTTTATTTAAAATTTATTGCAAAACTTGAAGAACCCGAAGAAATAAAAGAAGAAATAGAATCCGATAAATTCGGTTCTGTTATCCATAAAGTTTTGAGAAAAATATATTCATCTTTTATAAATAAAATACTGGAAATCGAAGAACTAAAAAAAGTCATTCCTGAAATTGAAACTCTTGTAAAAAAAGCTATAGAAGCCGAAAATGCAGGTGAAATAAGCTATGGAAAAAACTTGCTAATAGCAAAAGTCGCCAATAAGTTTATTAAAAATTTTATTTCTTATGAAATTAATTTTATTCAAGAACTTGAGAAGAAAGGCGGTTCAGTTAAAATTTTTGATGTTGAAAAATATTTAAGTACAACTGTTGACATTAATAATCCTGATTTTAAAAATATAGTTATAAAGGGTATTATTGACAGAATTGATAGTATTGGAAATACCACCAGAATTATTGATTACAAAACCGGAAAAGTTACAAAAACCGAATTAAAACCTGCGGAATGGAGCGATATTATTACTGACAAGAAATATGAAAAAGCTTTTCAATTATTAACGTATGCTTATTTGTTCAGCAAAAGAAATTTAAATAAAAATAATATTAAAACAGGTATAATTCCACTTGGCAGTATTAGCAATGGATTTATGCCTGTTGAAATTCCCCATGAAGAAAATAATTTTAAAAGTTTTGAAGAGCAATTAATAATTTTAGCAACTCAGATTTTCGACTCCGAAATATCTTTCAAGCAAACCGAAAAAGCAGATAATTGTAAATATTGCGATTTTAAAGGTATTTGCAATAGGTAGTTTTTATAAAAACATAATTTGCTGAATTATCTTAATCCATTATTTCTCTTAGTTTTTCAACAAAAAAATCAATTTCATTTTTTGTGTTGTATTTGCTTAATGAAACACGGATTATAGGGCGGTTTGCATCGTAATTCAAAGCTTTCAAAACATGCGAGGGTTTATTTACCCCGGAAGTGCAAGCACTGCCACTCGAAACTGCAATACCTGCAATATCCAAATTATAAATAATCATCTCACTCTTTTCAGTTTTTGGGAAAGAAATATTTATTAAATTATATAGACCCCTTTCCTCACAATCTCCGTTAAAAACTATATCTTCAAAATTATTTTTTAATTGCTGAATCAAATAATCTTTCAGATTTTTTATATGCAGCATATTTTTTTCATTGTCGTTATATGCAATTTCAAGTGCTTTAACCATTCCGGCAATACCTGCAATGTTTTCCGTTCCGGCTCTCATGTTCAATTCCTGACTTCCACCTAATAGTAAAGGGTTTATCATAATTCCATTTTTAACATATAAAAAACCAGCACCTTTTGGTCCATGAAATTTATGAGCAGAACATGCAGCAAAATGAATATTAAGATTACTGAAATCAATTTTATATTTTCCGATGGTTTGTACAGTATCGGAAAAAAATAAAGCATTGTGTTTTTCGCAAATTTCTCCGGTTTCCTTTATTGACAATAAATTACCAATTTCATTATTTGCGTGCATAAGTATCACCAATGCATTTGAATTTATTTTCAATAATTCTTCAAGATTATTGGAATCAATAGTTCCTTTATTATCAAGTTTTACAAAATTTAATTTTATTTTATTTGAAAATTTTTTCAAAGTATTTAAAACGGCAGAGTGTTCTATTTCGGAAGTTATAATACTTTTAATTTTCAAACCATTAATACATCCGTTAATTGCGGTATTTACAGCTTCTGTTCCACCCGATGTGAAAAATATTTCTGAAGGAACAACATTGATTAACTCTGCAATTTTCTTCCTTGCATCTTCAACAACAACTTTTGCTTGCCTCCCAAATGAATGAATTGACGAAGGATTTCCATAAATATTATTTAAAACTTCAGTCATCACCTCCACTACCAATGGTTCGACGGATGTTGTTGCAGCGTTATCAATGTATATAAAATTCATATTTAATTTATCATAAAATAAATTAGATTTTTTTAAAGAATAACGAATATCGAATCATGAAGTTTTTCAGTTTTTATTTACTTCAACATTCGATATTCAGTGTTCGATGTTCGATATTTTTAATTATTAAATTAATTATTCAGATTAATGACTTAATATCATCAATTATTTTATTTGCCAGTTCATTTGCCTTTTCGCGATTTTTACTCTCGCTGTATATTCTAATTATTGATTCGGTATTTGACTTTCGCAGATGTACCCATTCATTTTCAAACTCAATTTTTACACCGTCAATAGTTGTTATTTTTTGATTTTTGTATTTACTTTGAATTGCCTTTAATATCTTATCTACATCAATATCCGGAGTTAATTCAATTTTATTTTTTGAAATAAAATAATCGGGATATTTATTTCTTAATGTTTTGCAGCTTATATTTTCTTTTGCCAAATGGGTTAAAAATAAAGCGATTCCCACTAATGCGTCGCGTCCGTAATGCAGCTCAGGATAAATAATTCCACCGTTACCTTCACCTCCGATAATGCTGTTGTTTTTTTTCATTGCATCAACAACATTAACTTCACCAACGGCAGAAGAAAAATATTTACATCCATGTTTTTCTGTAATTTCTTTCAATGCCATTGTTGAAGATAAGTTTGAAACAGTGCTTCCTTTTTTATTTTTCAAAATATAATCGGCAACAGCAACTAAAGTATATTCTTCACCAAACATGCTGCCGTCTTCGCAAACTATTGCCAAACGGTCAACATCGGGGTCAACAACAAAACCAAGTTCAGCATTTTTTTCTTTTACAACTTTCGAAATCTCAGATAAATGTTCCGGTAATGGTTCAGGGTTATGAGCAAATTTTCCTGTCGGTTCACAATTCAATTCAATAATTTCTTTTACTTTTAATGCTTTTAACAAAAGAGGCAAAGCAATGCCACCAGTAGAATTTATGCCATCAATAGCAATTCTGAAATTTGCTTTTTCAATTATATTTGCATCTACTAAAGGTAAAGCAAGAATTTTATCTATATGCTTTTTAATCCACGTTTCATCAGTACAGTAATTTCCCTGTTCTTTGTTGTTTTTAATTTCAAAATTTCCTTTTTCAGCAATTTCAATAATTTCCGCTCCTTCGTCAGCAGAAATAAATTCTCCTTTTTCATTTAATAATTTCAGAGCATTCCATTGCTCGGGATTATGGCTTGCAGTAATAATTATTCCGGCATTTGCTTTTAATCCGTCAACGGCAATTTCAACTGTTGGAGTAGTTGATAATCCGAGGTCAACAACATCAATATTCAATTTTCGCAAAGTATCCGATACGATTGAACTAACCATTTCACCTGAAGTTCGCGCATCTCTGCCAATAACAATTTTTGTTTTATTCGATTTATTTTTACTTTTTATCCATGTTCCAAAAGCAGCAGAAAATGCCTTGATGTCAGCCGAAGTCAAATCTTCACCAACTATATCTCCAATTGTACCGCGTATCCCCGAAATTGATTTGATAAGTGTCATGAAAATATTTTTTTAAAATAAAGTTATAATGTTTACATTTTATATGTAACAATAAGATTGCAAATGTAAATAATATTTGATAATTTTGTATTTTAAAGTTGGACCTGTAGCTTAATGGATTAGAGCATCTGGCTACGGACCAGAAGGTTGGGGGTTCGAGTCCCTCCAGGTTCACCTCACTGGACAATTCTGATTTTTCGCAGAATTGTCCTTTTTTATTTCTTCCGAAAGGTTCATTTGCGTAGCACATCAGCTTGACTACCTCGTTGATTCTAGTGGTTCGATATCGGTTTTCTGAAAACACCAACTTTTCCGGGTATATCGAACCGATAATGCGCTGTTTCACGTCTAATGGGGATTCTGCATAATGATACGGTAGATTTTCTAAAAACGAAAAACTGAACACTAATTGCTCATATACTTCATTTTTCATGTAGGTGGCTTCTTGCTTTTTTACTGCAAGTTCTCTTAGTTGTGTTTCATATCTTTGTTTTGCTGTATTGTAATCATTGCTGGTTATTTGGTTGTCCGCAAGTTTATCCTGAATGTTATTGATTCTTTCATTTATCTTTTTGATTTCTCCTTCTATTTTATTTGCATTTTCTTTTCCTTTGCCTTCTGTTTTTTCTAAAAGATTTTTAAGTATTTCTTTATACAAATGCTTCACATCTTCTTTTATTGTTATTTCTTTTAGCATTTCTTCAAATTTATCATTTGCTTCTGTTGCTTTTACTCTTTCTTCACATCCGGGATAGCAGTGATAATAAAAGTATCTGTTATGTCGTCCTTTTGATGAGCTTCCTGTTAATGTTTTTCCGCATCTGGGGCATTTCAGAAATCCTCTTAATGGCAATTCGGGTTTTGGAGAATGTATTTTTGCGTAATTGTTTTTTATCATTCTTCCATCTAAAATATCCTGAACTTTATAAAATGTTTCTTCAGTTATCAATGGCTCATGAATTCCTTTTACTAACTCTTCGCTTTCGTTTTTTGTGGCTTTCATTTTAATTTTGCCGTAATAGACAGGATTTCTTAAAAAAATCGAAAAGTTATTTTTACTGCAATTAAATCCATCTTCCTGAAGTTTTTTTCTTATTTGTTGTTGTGAGTATTCTCCTGCGGCAATCGAATTGAATGCTTCTTTTACAAATTCCGCATCTTTATTCGGAACTATTATAGGTTTATTGTTTTCGTCTCTTTTATTTTCGTATCCCATTGGTGCTTTTACAATCCATCTACCTTCTCTCATGGCTCTTCTCATTCCGACACTCACATTCAATGCTCTGCGGTCATTTTCAACTTCGGGTGATGCAAGATAAAATGCAAGCATTAGTTTATTTTCGGGTGTATTCAAATCTAATGGTTGTTCAACTGCCTGTGCTTCGACATTATAATTTTTAAGTATTCTAAGCATTTCGTATGATTCGGTTGCGTTTCTTAAAAACCTGTCCCATTTTATAAATAATAACAAATCAATTTTGTTTTTATTTTCTTTTATGTATGTTAAAAGTTTTTTGAATTCAGGTCGTTCAAAACTTTTTGCGGAATGGTCATCCTGAAAATGCGCTGCAACTTCTATCTGATGAATATTGCAATATCCTTTCAGCTTTTCAATCTGGTCGGATAAGCTGTATCCCCTGATTGCCTGTTCATCAGTTGATACTCTTGTGTATAATATCGCTCTTTTATTCATTTGCTTTTTTTTGTTTTATCTTATTCAATTGTTCTTTAATGTACTCAATATTTGTGCCGGCTAGTTTATATAAAAAGTTTATAATTGCTTGCAGTTGTTCGTCTGTAAACTCCTTTGCTGTTTTTTCGAGTATTTTCCTGCATTGATTCAACGACAACATTTGTGTAAAACTTTATAAATTTATTTATCGAAAATGGACTCTCTTTATTTTTCATATATGTCGTGTTTGGGCTTATTTTACTGATTATTTAAGAACCAAATATGACATATTATTTTGGTATTATTAAGTTATCTTGTAAGTATTTTCAATATTTTCATTGCTTTTCAAATTATTGTTTTTTCTTTGTAATTCATATTTCAAAGATAAAGCAGTTGAAAAGTGAAGTGTTCGGTTAATGTTGCTTATTGTAGCTTTTTGTGAAACATAATCACAAAATGTTAAACATTATCGGTATTTGTTTTTATTTGTAGTTTTGGTAGCTATGCGGTAAGAATGCGGTAATCATGTGGTAAGAATGGGGTAGCAATGTGTGTATCGTCCTGATTTTCCTTGTCTACAAGTTTTTTATTAGTTCAAATACATATTCCGAAAATCTCTCAACAAATAATTCTATTAATTGAAGGTTTATTTTAATTCCTCTTTCAGTATTTATTAGCCCTGATAGCATTAATACTCCTGAGTCCGTGAATGCGTACCTTGCATGATTGAATTTCTTTTTCTCATTTACATTTAATTCAAACATAAAATCATTTGGAAATCGTTTTTTATTTGATTTTACCAGCGTATAAAGCTTTTGAAAGTTAATCTCGAATAGTTTAATGATATCAGAATCAAGAATAACAAGCTGATTGCGAAGTTTAACTTGATGTTCTTCTAAAAATGAATCTAATGCTATTAGTGCTGTGTTATCGCTTTTCATTTTATTTCTTTTTGCAGAATTATGAATTTGGCAAAGAAATCGGTGGATAATTCGGTAGATTTTAATGGCAATGCAACACGAATGCTACAGCAATTTATAGCAATTCTATTAAGAAAATAAATATTCTAAAACAATTTGCAACCAATCCAAAAGGTATCCAAAAGGAATCCAACAGCATTTTTAACTTTCTTTCAGATTTGGAAAATAAATCGGTAGATTTTTTGGTAGATAATTCGGTAGATTTTAACCAAAATACATGTAGAAGTAATGTGATTTTAAATTGCAGGCAGTTTTTTAGAGAGTATAAACTAGATTATGTAAACACTGTATTTCTTTTTTTATTTCTTAAGGTAATTATCAATTACTTCTGATTTTATTTTTCCGAGTGGTGTTCCTTTGTGTCCGTTAATATTCTTATTAAAGCATTCTTTTATGAATTGTTCTTTTTGCTCTTTTGTCCGGTTGTCATAGTCATTTGGTATTTGGAAATAAATTCCGGTTTCGGTTTTATTTTGATTTCCGAACAGTATATTCCAGTATCCCGGTTCGGGTAACATTTTTTGTAGTGTTTCTGATTTATATGGGATTAAGAGTTTTATTATTTCTTCCTGTTCGGTGTCTGATATTTTACTGAACCATTCTCCATAAGTTTCGCTTTCCCACTGGTACTTTTTATACTTCTTTGATTTTGCAAATCTTTTTAATCCTGTGTAAAATTCTTTTACAAATTCAAATGGGTTTATAATTCTTTTTATCTGTATTGCATCTCTCGCTGGTTTTTCTATTATGGTAATTTCGTACTCGCCTTTTTCTGTAATTCTTACATTGAGTAATTTTATTTTGTTTTCTTTTTCTAATCTGAATGTGGCTTGTCCTGCTCCTTTGCATATGGTTTCAAGCCATTTTATTAGTTCGGGTATTGGGTCATATTCTTCATTGAAAATAATCTCTGTTTTTTTGTTTCCTACTTTTAATGTCAGTGTGATTAATCCAAATTCGCAATCTTTATAGTCAACTTTGACTTTCTGAATACCATTGCTGATGCGTGTTTTCTTCATGTTTTTAAGTTTTAAGTTTGATGTCTAAGTACAGCAATGCATTCAACATATCAAAGCTAAGCGGGCTTTATTTTGGCTCTGGGCAAGGGTTTAGAAAGTATTGTGTTTTATAAAAAACAAAAACCCACTTTGCTATGTGGGTTGTTTTTTTTCTTTTTGCTTTCTGCCTTAAGCTTTCTGCTTCTTCTCAATGAAATATTCTTCTGCAACTTTAACCGCTTTCTTCCCGTTTTCAAAGTAAACAAGCAGATTAGTCAGCACTTCTTCTCTTTGTTTTATTGCTTCTTTCTTTCCGGCAATTGTGTCGGCGATTTCTTCTGCCCATTTATAAAACTTTCCGAAGGACTGGCTTCTTACCTGTTTTGTTTCTACGTGTTTTGGTGTGGCTTTTTCTTTGCCTGTTTCTTTGGCTTTGGTTATTGCCGATTCAACTTCTTTTGCGGCTTTTTCGGCATCGCCTTTTACTGCTTGCATGATTTGCACCACTGCGTTGGCACTTATTTTTCCTTCTTTAACATGATGTTGTACTTTCATTGTTGTTCGGTTCAGAAGAGTTAGGTTTTCTATATAACCCCTTGCTTTTC comes from Bacteroidales bacterium and encodes:
- a CDS encoding PD-(D/E)XK nuclease family protein; this translates as MKKFLEQITDELIERHGKQFVELCIVLPNRRAGLFLKKYLSEKLRKTSFVPEIYSIEDFITKISGVEIIDDISILIRFYKIYKSINPANAETFNEFINWAQVVLADFNEIDMYLVDAANLFAYLNETKLIENWSPDKKELTDFQKKYLSFWNSLGQLYEILKQQLLSENKAYDGLSYRIVSENTEDRTTKYNWHKIIFVGFNALTKAEEKIIKNLIKSDKAEIVWDADSYYTDNENHEAGFFLRKYKKTFLKNSVFKTSNYFSDNEKEIEITGVTKNVGQAKATSEIIKNKNLFDENTAVVLADENLLFPVLNSLPSEIKNLNVTMGYPLINSPLYSLIENLFMLHENAIKFASLTNAKSYRFYNKDIVRIFKHPYLNFNNDLKNIYKKISDFIIEKNKVYLSYSDIFNCLDIFEKTKFEKTAEILFSKWNSAVDCLKAIGKIINSIKDDLNENNITTNEILFAFRKIIWQLEPLTEEPEIRDDINTFHNIFGHILKFTKIPFYGEPLKGLQIMGMLETRNLDFENVFILSSNEGKLPAGKTENSFIPFDIKLKFGLPTHRDKDSIFAYHFFRLLQRAKNIHILYNSDIENFGKGEKSRFISQLLYEQKENPKINLVQKILLSDIPFYKQTDIAIKKNEKIIQALKNISESGLSPSALNTYINCSLQFYLKFIAKLEEPEEIKEEIESDKFGSVIHKVLRKIYSSFINKILEIEELKKVIPEIETLVKKAIEAENAGEISYGKNLLIAKVANKFIKNFISYEINFIQELEKKGGSVKIFDVEKYLSTTVDINNPDFKNIVIKGIIDRIDSIGNTTRIIDYKTGKVTKTELKPAEWSDIITDKKYEKAFQLLTYAYLFSKRNLNKNNIKTGIIPLGSISNGFMPVEIPHEENNFKSFEEQLIILATQIFDSEISFKQTEKADNCKYCDFKGICNR
- a CDS encoding cysteine desulfurase family protein — its product is MNFIYIDNAATTSVEPLVVEVMTEVLNNIYGNPSSIHSFGRQAKVVVEDARKKIAELINVVPSEIFFTSGGTEAVNTAINGCINGLKIKSIITSEIEHSAVLNTLKKFSNKIKLNFVKLDNKGTIDSNNLEELLKINSNALVILMHANNEIGNLLSIKETGEICEKHNALFFSDTVQTIGKYKIDFSNLNIHFAACSAHKFHGPKGAGFLYVKNGIMINPLLLGGSQELNMRAGTENIAGIAGMVKALEIAYNDNEKNMLHIKNLKDYLIQQLKNNFEDIVFNGDCEERGLYNLINISFPKTEKSEMIIYNLDIAGIAVSSGSACTSGVNKPSHVLKALNYDANRPIIRVSLSKYNTKNEIDFFVEKLREIMD
- the glmM gene encoding phosphoglucosamine mutase, yielding MTLIKSISGIRGTIGDIVGEDLTSADIKAFSAAFGTWIKSKNKSNKTKIVIGRDARTSGEMVSSIVSDTLRKLNIDVVDLGLSTTPTVEIAVDGLKANAGIIITASHNPEQWNALKLLNEKGEFISADEGAEIIEIAEKGNFEIKNNKEQGNYCTDETWIKKHIDKILALPLVDANIIEKANFRIAIDGINSTGGIALPLLLKALKVKEIIELNCEPTGKFAHNPEPLPEHLSEISKVVKEKNAELGFVVDPDVDRLAIVCEDGSMFGEEYTLVAVADYILKNKKGSTVSNLSSTMALKEITEKHGCKYFSSAVGEVNVVDAMKKNNSIIGGEGNGGIIYPELHYGRDALVGIALFLTHLAKENISCKTLRNKYPDYFISKNKIELTPDIDVDKILKAIQSKYKNQKITTIDGVKIEFENEWVHLRKSNTESIIRIYSESKNREKANELANKIIDDIKSLI
- a CDS encoding ORF6N domain-containing protein — translated: MKSDNTALIALDSFLEEHQVKLRNQLVILDSDIIKLFEINFQKLYTLVKSNKKRFPNDFMFELNVNEKKKFNHARYAFTDSGVLMLSGLINTERGIKINLQLIELFVERFSEYVFELIKNL